In one Ochotona princeps isolate mOchPri1 chromosome 16, mOchPri1.hap1, whole genome shotgun sequence genomic region, the following are encoded:
- the MEIS3 gene encoding homeobox protein Meis3 isoform X2: MARRYDELPHYPHIPDGFPEVASSAARPPGPFGPHGHPRLLSPGLDSTNLKRDKDEIYGHPLFPLLALVFEKCELATCSPRHGTVSGPGTPPGSDSDVCSSGSFNEDIAAFAKQVRSERPIFSSNPELDNLMIQAIQVLRFHLLELEKGKMPIDLVIEDRDSGYRDELEDYPTPCPSLSEQTNAWIQDPEDGGSEQLGTPGPSSGGLASHSGDTCSEQGDGLDTSVASPSSGGEEEELDQERRRSKKRGIFPKVATNIMRAWLFQHLAHPYPSEEQKKQLAQDTGLTILQVNNWFINARRRIVQPMIDQSNRTGQCTAFSPEGQSLAGLTETRQPATVRPGSTGVNLNMEGEWHYL, translated from the exons ATGGCCCGGAGG TACGATGAGCTGCCCCACTACCCACACATCCCAGATGGCTTCCCGGAGGTGGCGTCCTCAGCAGCCAGGCCTCCCGGGCCATTTGGCCCCCACGGGCACCCCCGgctcctgtccccaggcctggacAGCACCAACCTGAAGAGGGACAAAGACGAGATCTATGG ACACCCACTCTTCCCGCTGCTGGCCCTGGTCTTTGAGAAATGTGAACTGGCTACGTGCTCACCTCGCCACGGGACGGTCTCAGGACCAGGCACCCCCCCAGGCAGCGACAGCGACGTCTGCTCCTCCGGCTCCTTCAACGAGGACATCGCTGCCTTCGCCAAGCAG GTCCGCTCCGAGAGGCCTATCTTCTCCTCCAACCCGGAGCTGGACAACCTG ATGATCCAGGCCATCCAAGTGCTGAGGTTCCACCTGCTGGAGCTGGAGAAG GGGAAGATGCCCATCGACTTGGTCATCGAGGATCGGGACAGCGGCTACAGGGACGAGCTGGAGGACTACCCgaccccctgccccagcctctcagagcag ACAAACGCTTGGATCCAGGACCCAGAGGACGGTGGGTCTGAGCAGCTGGGGACCCCGGGGCCGTCCAGCGGGGGCCTGGCCTCCCACAGTGGGGACACGTGCAGTGAGCAAG GGGATGGGCTGGACACCAGCGTGGCCTCTCCCAGCTCGGGgggcgaggaggaggagctggaccaGGAGCGGCGGCGCAGCAAGAAGCGTGGCATCTTCCCCAAGGTGGCCACCAACATCATGAGGGCCTGGCTGTTCCAGCACCTGGCG CACCCCTACCCCTCGGAGGAGCAGAAGAAACAGCTGGCGCAGGACACGGGACTCACCATCCTGCAGGTCAACAATTG gttCATTAATGCCCGCAGGCGCATCGTCCAGCCCATGATTGACCAATCCAACCGCACAG GGCAGTGCACGGCCTTCAGTCCCGAGGGCCAGTCTCTGGCGGGCCTCACAGAGACGCGGCAGCCAGCGACGGTGCGACCAG GGTCTACAGGG
- the MEIS3 gene encoding homeobox protein Meis3 isoform X1, translating to MARRYDELPHYPHIPDGFPEVASSAARPPGPFGPHGHPRLLSPGLDSTNLKRDKDEIYGHPLFPLLALVFEKCELATCSPRHGTVSGPGTPPGSDSDVCSSGSFNEDIAAFAKQVRSERPIFSSNPELDNLMIQAIQVLRFHLLELEKVHDLCDNFCHRYITCLKGKMPIDLVIEDRDSGYRDELEDYPTPCPSLSEQTNAWIQDPEDGGSEQLGTPGPSSGGLASHSGDTCSEQGDGLDTSVASPSSGGEEEELDQERRRSKKRGIFPKVATNIMRAWLFQHLAHPYPSEEQKKQLAQDTGLTILQVNNWFINARRRIVQPMIDQSNRTGQCTAFSPEGQSLAGLTETRQPATVRPGSTGVNLNMEGEWHYL from the exons ATGGCCCGGAGG TACGATGAGCTGCCCCACTACCCACACATCCCAGATGGCTTCCCGGAGGTGGCGTCCTCAGCAGCCAGGCCTCCCGGGCCATTTGGCCCCCACGGGCACCCCCGgctcctgtccccaggcctggacAGCACCAACCTGAAGAGGGACAAAGACGAGATCTATGG ACACCCACTCTTCCCGCTGCTGGCCCTGGTCTTTGAGAAATGTGAACTGGCTACGTGCTCACCTCGCCACGGGACGGTCTCAGGACCAGGCACCCCCCCAGGCAGCGACAGCGACGTCTGCTCCTCCGGCTCCTTCAACGAGGACATCGCTGCCTTCGCCAAGCAG GTCCGCTCCGAGAGGCCTATCTTCTCCTCCAACCCGGAGCTGGACAACCTG ATGATCCAGGCCATCCAAGTGCTGAGGTTCCACCTGCTGGAGCTGGAGAAG GTCCACGACCTGTGCGACAACTTCTGTCACCGCTACATCACCTGCCTCAAGGGGAAGATGCCCATCGACTTGGTCATCGAGGATCGGGACAGCGGCTACAGGGACGAGCTGGAGGACTACCCgaccccctgccccagcctctcagagcag ACAAACGCTTGGATCCAGGACCCAGAGGACGGTGGGTCTGAGCAGCTGGGGACCCCGGGGCCGTCCAGCGGGGGCCTGGCCTCCCACAGTGGGGACACGTGCAGTGAGCAAG GGGATGGGCTGGACACCAGCGTGGCCTCTCCCAGCTCGGGgggcgaggaggaggagctggaccaGGAGCGGCGGCGCAGCAAGAAGCGTGGCATCTTCCCCAAGGTGGCCACCAACATCATGAGGGCCTGGCTGTTCCAGCACCTGGCG CACCCCTACCCCTCGGAGGAGCAGAAGAAACAGCTGGCGCAGGACACGGGACTCACCATCCTGCAGGTCAACAATTG gttCATTAATGCCCGCAGGCGCATCGTCCAGCCCATGATTGACCAATCCAACCGCACAG GGCAGTGCACGGCCTTCAGTCCCGAGGGCCAGTCTCTGGCGGGCCTCACAGAGACGCGGCAGCCAGCGACGGTGCGACCAG GGTCTACAGGG